The Thiomicrorhabdus lithotrophica DNA segment TTCACTGTTTTTAAATATGCATTTTTTTCTTGAATTTCCGCTAGCTGACTGGCTGTTTCTGCACTTGTTTGAGTTGTATCTACCATTGTTAAATCAACACTATAACCAGCTTGTTTAGCCGCTTCAAATGCTCGTTCTGCAGCAGAAAAGGTTGCCTCAATAGCTTGTTGAGTGCGTTCTGCAGAAGCTTGAGCTTTTTTAGATGTTTCCAAAGCTAAAAGGGTGGCTTCTTGTGCTGTTTGCTTAACTTCTTCTGCAATGCTTTGAATAGATTGATCAATTTCAATCGCCTCTTCCATGCTTGAAACCGAAGCGCCTGTTTGCTCTATTAGTTCCAAATCTTCATGGCTTGATTCTTTCATTTGAGTTGGTTCTACTATTGCATCCGCATCAATCAGTTCTTCAACTTCTTCAGGAAGGTTAATAGGTTCATCTGAAATAGCGTCAGTATCATCCATAGCCACATCTTCAATGGAACCTACATCAATATCTTCTACAGTAGCTTCGTTGCCAGAATCAGTGGATGTTGCTTCGTTAGTGTCTACTTCTAGCTCTTCTGTTTCTGAAAGAGCGTCTAAATCCATATCTTCCAGGCCAGCTAACTCATCCATATCTTCAATAGAGGTTTCATCAGCTATTACTTCAGGGATTGCTTCACTGCTTTCAGTTTCGAGTTCTGGTGTCTCTGCGAGGGCGTCTAAATCCATATCTTCCAGGCCAGCTAACTCATCCATATCTTCAATAGAGGTTTCATCAGCCATTACTTCAGGGATTGCTTCACTGCTTTCAATTTCGAGTTCTGGTGTTTCTGCGAGGGCGTCTAAATCGATATCGTCCAGGCCAGCTAAATCATCCATATCTTCAATAGAGGTTTCATCTGCCATTACTTCAGGGATTGCTTCACTGTTTTCAGTTTCTGTTGTTTCTGCAAGAGCATCTAAATCAATATCGTCCAGGCCAGCTAACTCATCCATATCTTCAATAGAGGTTTCATCTGCCATTACTTCAGGGATTGTTTCACTACTTCCAGTTTCGAGTTCTGGTGTTTCTGGGAGGGCGTCTAAATCAATATCATCTAGGTCTGCTAAGCTATCCATATCCATATCCATATCATCAATAGAGATTTCATCAGAAACTTCTGTATCTTCAGTGTCTTTAATTTCAACTTCAGTTTCAACTTCAGTATTTGCGTCAGCCATCAGAGCATCAATATCATCTAAATCTAAGTCGATACCTTGTAAATCGGTGGTTGAAATATCAGCATCTTCTGATGTGGGCGTTACACTTTGTGGCTCTTCTTTATTTTCTAATTCACCAGGAAGGTCTTCTAAAGTGTTTAGAAGATCATCAGCATCAAAGTTCTCTAAGTCATTCAAAGAATCACTTAAATCATTGCTTATGTCGCCCATCATTGAGAGCATTTCTTGGGTGGCTTTGTCATCTTTTTCTGTATCAATCTCTGACATGGCTGGCATTCCTATCCACTAAAAAGTCATCAAAATATGAATTTTGAAGGTGATTACTTAGGTTTATTCATAAAAATTATGTAATTGTATTAAGCATATTGTATGCCATTGGATAATAGGTTGTTTTCAATATATTAAAAGTTCGCAGAGCAATCAAAAGAGAGCAACTCTTCGGTAATAGGATGTGTGAAACTTAGAGTTTTGGCGTGAAGTAATAATCTATTGGATAGCTGCAGGCTATATGGGTCAGCATAGAGGTTGTCGCCAAGAATAGGGTGCCCAAGCGATTTCATGTGGAGTCTAAGTTGGTGTGAACGACCTGTGATCGGCGTTAACTCAACTAAAAAAGATTCTGGATTTTGTTGAAGGACTTTCCAGAATGTTTGTGCGCCTTTTCCCTGTTTGAAATCAATCATCTGTAATGGACGTCGATCCCAGTCACAACGCATAGGCAGATTGGTATAGCCAGATGGCGTGTTTAGGTGGCCGGAGCAAATCGCGTGATAGGTTTTTTGGGTTTGACGCTCTTGAAACTGGCGGCTCAAATGTCGATGTACTTCTGCGGATCGAGCGACAACCATTAGACCTGAAGTGTCCATATCTAGACGGTGAACGATTTTGGCGTCAGGAAAGTTGATAAGCAGATGAGATAATAAACACTCTTGTTTATCTGCACCACGACCAGGCACAGAAAGCAGCCCGCTAGGTTTGTTGGCTACAATAAGATGATCATCAGAATAGATAATCCAGCTGGTATCAAATTGAAATTGTGTCGATGGCAAAGAGTGCATTTTAAGTGTGAGCCTTGTAAACTAATGGGCTTATTTTAAACGAATGTTTTACCTGAAAAGAAAAGGTTTATGCGCTATGAGTAAAGTTTCTGTTTTGTTTGTCTGTCTTGGCAATATTTGCCGTTCTCCAACGGCCCACGCAGTGTTTAGAAAAATGGTACAAGATAATGGTTTGCAAGATGTGATTGATATCGATTCGGCTGGAACGGCAGCTTATCACGTTGGTAAACATCCAGATACTCGCTCAATGGAAACGGCTAGAAACCGTGGAATTGAGATGTTGGATTTAAGAGCGAGAAAAGTGGATTTTGGAGACTTTTATGTTTATGACTATATTTTAGCTATGGATGAAGAAAACTATCATAACTTGCTTGATATCGCATTGCCTGAACATAAAGACAAAATACAGATGTTTTTAGATTATACCTCTGAGTTTGAAGAGTCTGAAGTGCCTGATCCTTATTATGGTGGAGCACAAGGTTTTGAACATGTATTTGATTTGGTTGATTCTGCTTCTCAAGGCTTGTTAGATCATATTAAGAAGACGCATTTGGTTTGATTATTTAGAGAGCTTTACACGAGATGAATTCACGGCTAAAAATGGCTTAAATTAGTCTACTCTTTGTTGGTAAACTTGCGAATAGCTAGCTATTCGCTGCCTTTTCCGCCTTGATTAGAAAAATTTAATCTAATTTTTATCTCGCACATCACTCGTACAAAGCTCTCATTTAACTATTTAGCTTACACATCCGCGCAATAGAGTCTACAGGCCTGGTAGTTTATTCAAATCTTAAAATTTAGATATAAAAAAAGCACCGTTAGGTGCTTTTTTATTGCTGTTTAAAAGTTAAAAAGTGGTTAGTCTTCTGAACCTTCTTTTGCAGCAGCTGGCGCTTCAGTTGTTTCTGAAGTTGCTTTTTTAGTGCGTGTACTAGAAGAGCGTGGTTTACGTGGACGTGAACGTCTTCTTGGTTTTGGCTTCTCATCGCTACTTTCTGCAACATTTCCGTTTATATCCGAAGAATTATCTTCAGCTTGTTCGCTAACAGATTCTGTTGGAGTCGTTGGTTCAATGTTGGTTTCTTCTGTTAGAGCAACTGGATTAATCACCTCTTGAGGAGTGTTCTCTTGAGTTGAAACCTCTTGTACCACAACTTCCGCAGTGATGTTTTCTGTAGTTTCAACAGGAGCACTGGCAACGGGTTGTTCTGTAGTAGGGGCAAGAGAGTCAATTGACATCTCTGCAGCACCTGCTGGAGCGCGTCTACGGCTGTTGTAGCTACGACTGTTGTATCGACTTCGGCGTTTCCCTCCACTGCGACGGCCTTTACCTTCCTGTGCTTTAGGCGTTTCAGTAGCTGCAATATTCGTTTCTGTAGAAGTTTCTTCAGTTGCTAAAGGCACATCGTTCTGTGCTTTTTTATCAACGTTCGATGATTCTTCTCTATCACGACGGTTACGATTATTACGTCTATTACTTGGTTTACGCGCTTTCTCTTGATTTTGATCATTTTGCTGGTTTTCAGCTTGGTTCTCTTGAGGGCGCTTATTACGATTATTGCGGTTACGATTACGGTTATCACCACGGCCTTCATTATTGCGACGACGGCTGTTATTGTTACGACGCGTATTGTTATTGCGGCTGCGTGGTTTTACCTGTTCTTCTTCGGGCTCTTCTTTGCTAAATAAAGCCTTCCAAACACGGGAAAATAAACCTGGTTTTTGTTCAGTGCTTGCTTGAGTTTGAACTGGCGCAGTAGCTGCCGGAGGAGGCGCAGTTGGTTGCAAATTTTGCACTGCAGGCTCTTCTTTTTTAGCTTCTTTGGTTGGTTCAGTTTTTAACTCTGTTTCAGGCATGGCTATTTCTTTAATTTCATAGCTTGCATTTTGCGGTGATTCTTCTCCTAGACGTGTTCGTTCCATAACATACTGTGGTGTTTCTAGATGTTCATTAGGAACAATAAGAATGTGTAGGCTATGACGATCCTCAATCTTGATGATTTGATTGCGTTTCTCATTTAATAAGAATGTAGCGACATCAACAGGTAATTGAACCGTTACGCGACGAGTATTCTCTTTCATGCTTTCTTCTTCAAGCAGACGCAAGATAGAAAGACCTAAAGATTCAACACCACGAATAACACCTACACCGTGACAGCGAGGGCAGACAATTTGTGTTGATTCTTCAATCGAAGGACGGAGTCTTTGGCGAGACATCTCTAAAAGGCCAAAGCGTGAAATCTTACCAATTTGTACACGTGCGCGATCGGATTTAACTGCTTCACGCATTTTATTTTCAACTTCACGTTGATGACGGTTAGAGTGCATATCGATAAAGTCGATTACTACTAGGCCGCCTAAGTCACGAAGACGTAGCTGACGAGCGATTTCGCAGGCCGCTTCCATGTTGGTGTTGAAAGCGGTATCTTCAATATCCGTCCCTTTAGTGGCTCGGCTTGAGTTGATGTCGATCGCGGTTAGGGCTTCTGTGATATCAATCACAATCGACCCACCAGAAGGCAGGGTAACTTCTCGCTGGTAGGCTGATTCAATTTGAGATTCAATCTGGAAACGAGTAAATAAAGGAATCGTATCTTGATACGGTTTTACTTTGTAAACTTGCTGTGGCATGACATGTTGAATGAAATCACGTGCTTTATGGAATACTTCCATGTTGTCGATAATGATTTCACCAATGTCTTGGCGCAGGTAATCGCGGATTGCCAAAATAACGATGTCTGATTCTTGGTGAATCAAGAAAGGCGCTTCTTTTTCTACCGAGGCGGCTTTGATTGCATCCCAAAGTTGAATAAGGTAGTTAACACCCCATTGTAACTCTTCTGTATTTTTGCCTACACCTGCAGTACGGATAATTAATCCCATACCTTCGGGTGTTTCTAAGTCACGTAAGGTGTCGCGAATATCTGTACGCTCATCACCTTCAATGCGACGTGAGATACCACCTGCTTTAGGGTTGTTTGGCATCATTACGACATAAGGACCTGCTAAGGTGATTTGGGTTGTTAAGGCTGCACCTTTATTGCCACGTTCTTCTTTTTGAACTTGAACAATAATTTCTTGTCCTTCTTTCAAAACATCTTTGATGCCTGGACGACCAGAACCTGCTTCTTTTTTAGGGAAGTATTCTTCGGCAATTTCTTTGAAGGGTAAAAAACCGTGGCGTTCAGAACCGTAATCGACAAACGCGGCTTCTAAACTAGGTTCGATTCGAGTGATTTTACCTTTGTATACATTGGCTTTTTTCTTTTGGTGATGTGGTGTTTCCACATCTAGGTCGTAGAGGGTTTGACCATCTACTAGGGCAATGCGAGTCTCTTCTGCTTGAGTCGCATTAATTAGCATTCTTTTCATGCTTTTCTCTTTATAGTTGAGCTGAGCAATATTTTAAAATAGACGAATGCAGACGAGAGGCTAGTTACCAGGCCTGGTGAAAGTTTTAGGCGGGTTGTTTCCACAAAAAGCTAAGTATTGTTAGACGTTTATCTCAGTTTCTTTGCTGAGTCTAACGGGTTTTATTACAATTAAATCTTAGTAGTATTTAAAGGTGTGAATGCCGTATTGCATTGCACTAAAAATATGTCTTGTTTTCTTTTTGGGTAACACTGTTATCGAGCTAAATGATGTTTGTTATTTTTGTTTATAGTCACTTGCTCTAGCCATCAGAAACTACTTTTTGAGTTCTGATATATATACTTTCAGCCTGTTTTTTCTCGTGTCATTTATAAAGTGTCTTAAGGCTTTATAGTTCAAGTTCAGTCTTTTATGGCTGAAAGAATCTATTTGGAGCACTGCACTTATAAACTTTGCTGGTACGTTTAATTTAATTTAGATTTTGTCTGTTTAAACTAAATAGGTACGGGCTGTGTATCGTCTTATATTTAAGATGTATGGCTCAGAGTTTTTAATTAAATCAACAGTGGTTATTTGGTGAGTATTTCTCACGCGATGCCACAATTGGCTAAAAATTCTTGCACTTTTTCGTGTGCTACGAGTACATCGCTCATAAAAATAAGCTTGGCAAATATATCACCCATTTTATTGCAATGCAATGACAATTTTGTTATATGCGGTTAAACTGTGCCCCAATTGGGATGGTTTTATAAAAATAGACTGTTTATTGAGGTCTAAATAGGTGTTAGTAAAGTTATGAGTGCAAAAGTACAGTTAGTGGATGTAGGACCAGAAGATGCTGGTCAGCGATTAGATAATTTTCTAATGCGTCATTTACGAAAAGCACCTAAAACACTTATTTATCGAATTATTCGTAAGGGTGAGGTTCGAGTGAATAAAGGCCGTGCTAGAGCCAATACTCGAATAGAAGCAGGTGATGTGGTTAGGATTCCCCCCGTTACTGTGCCGGATAAAGTGGTGGTAAATGAATCTGATATTCCTGACATACAGCTTAAACGTATTGAAGAAAGTATTCTTTTTGAAGATAAAGATTTAATGGTGATTAATAAACCATCTGGTTTTGCTGTGCATGGTGGTGGTGGAATTAACTGGGGTGTGATAGAAATTTTAAGAGTACTTAGACCATTGGCTAAGCGTTTGGAGTTAGTTCATCGTATTGACAGGGATACTTCTGGTTGTTTATTGATTGCTAAAAAAGCCTCTGTTTTAAAACATCTGCATGCTCAGATGAGAGCGGATCAGTTTGACAAGCGTTACCTTGCAATAGTAATGGGGAGCTGGCCAAAAAATTCACAAAAAGTGGATTTACCGTTAAGAAAAGATCATTTACCTGATGGTGGTTGGCAAGTTAAAGTCGCTCAGGATGGAAAAGAGGCTATTAGTTTCTTTAAGGTTGAACAGCATTTAAAAGGTGCGGATTTAGTTTCGGTCAAGCTCAAAACGGGAAGAACGCATCAAATTAGAATACATGCTTTAGCCAAAGGTTGCGCCTTAATGGGGGATGATAAATATGGTAGTCGTGAAGTGAATAAAAAATATCGTCCTTTAGGTATGAAGCGTTTAGCGTTACATGCTCAGTTTTTAGGGTTTACCCATCCTGTTACTGAAGAAAGAATGTTGTTTGAAGCGCCATTATGGCCTGATTTTAAAAAAATTATCCAAGCCTTAAGTATTGCTTAAGGTCTTTAAAACAAAATTACGGAAATAAAATGCAAGAGTTAAAAAAGTATAAAGCGGTCATTTTTGATTGGGATGGCACCTTGATGAATTCAGAAGCACGGATTGTTGACGCAATTCAAATAGCAGCAAAAGAGACGGGTTTACCAGTGCTGTCTTATGATGAATCTAAGCAGATTATTGGTTTGAGTTTAGAAAAAGCAATTTTAGGACTTTATCCAGGGCTTGAGCAATCACAGGTGGTGGCAATGTCTGAAGCCTATACGCAATGCTTTTTAGAAGAAAGTAATGTTGACATGGTTCCATTTGATGGAGCAGAAGCGTTATTGTTGAATTTAAAACAACAGGGTTTGAAAGTGGCTATTGCTACAGGCAAAAGCAGAAAAGGTCTAAATGCGGTTTTAGCTGAAACAGGGTTTGGAGTGTATTTTGATATGACACGTACGCCAGTTGAGTCGGCATCTAAGCCTGATCCATTGATGCTTACGCAGATTCTTGAAGAATTTGGTTTGAATGTGTCCGACGCGGTAATGATTGGAGATACTACTTTTGATATGGAGATGGCGCAAAATATTGAAATGGATCGAATCGCTTTGAGTCATGGTGTGCATCAAACGGAATTGTTGTTGGACTATAACCCTGTAGCTACGTTAGATTCTCTAAATGAATTGAACATGTGGTTAATGAATAATATCTAAAAAGTTACTTTGTAAAGAAGTGTCTTTTATAACTTACCAGGCCTTTATTACCCCCTTGCGGGGTGTGGTAAGTTGGTTTGGTAGGTCATTATTGGTTTACTATTGGTAGCGGATAACCCATTTCATAAAAGATGTCGGTCAACGCCATTAGTGGCAAGCCAATTAAAGCATTTGGGTCTCGGCTGTCTATTTGTTTAAAGAGGGTTACTCCTAAACCTTCTGATTTAAAACTTCCCGCACAATTCAATGGCTGTTCTAACTCAATATAGTTATGAATTATCTCATCTGACAGTGTCCTAAAATGCACAATTGTTGTATCTAGGTACTCATAGCTTTGACCGGTTGAGGTATTGCAAACTACCAGGCCTGTATAAAATGTAATCTTATTGTGACTGAATTGCTGTAATTGTTTAACGGCCTTTTCAACGGTATGTGGTTTGCCTATGGGTTGGTTGTTAAATACAGCGCACTGATCGGATGTGATAATAATATTGTTTGGGTATTTGGTTTTAAACACGTTAGCTTTAGCGCGAGAAAGTCGTAATACCATATCTTTTGGTGTTTCGGTGTCAAGAGGATGCTCATCAATATCAGGTGAGTCTTGAATAAATGGAATGTGCAGTTTATCGAGTAAGGCTTTTCTAAATGGAGAAGTAGAGCCTAGCACAACTTGTGGAAGTATTGGGTTGGTTTGATTTTTGGTCATTTTTTTTACTCAATAACAGGGTTTAATTTATTTAAAATCTAACGTAAGTTAACAAACCGTTTTTTCAATAAAAAACCTTTGTTGTTATGAAGCTAGAAGGCTTGTTTGGACAAAGCTCGTTAAGCTTTTAAAAATTATGCGTTTTTTTAGCTTTTTTACAGAGTTTTTTTTGACTTCAATAGGGTATGCGAGTATGATTCGCGCCTATGTTTAATAAGCTACCTGATTTCATTGACCCTATTTACTCGGTAAATCATAATAAACGATTTAATGGGCGAGTCAACCAAAGCCGTTTAAAACGCGTGGTTGAGGTGGTGAATGAAGCCGATCGCGAGGTCGATGTTCAGATAGAATTTTTCTATGATAAGGCGTTAAGATTTCCCGCCTTTACTATGAAAATTGAAACCAGTTTGAATTTGCAATGTCAGCGTTCTTTGAAAGCATTTGACTTGCCTGTAGCCGCTGAAATAAAAGGTGTGTTTACAGAAACGCTGGCATTAACACAAGATTTACCAACAGATGTTGAAGTTTACGAACTTGATGGTGAAGAAAAAATTTCACTTTTTGAGTTAGTAGAAGAAGAGTTATTATTATGTGTGCCTTTGGCACCTGTAGATAATAACAGTTCTGCTCCTGAATTTGATGGAGCCTCGAAAAATACAAATGTTGAAAATCAGCAGGGGCAAGTCGAAAAAGACGAGCCACAAAAGCCAAACCCTTTTGCTGTATTGCAAGGGTTAAAAAAATAGATTTAAAGATTATAAACTTAGGAGATTGCCATGGCAGTTCAAAAAAGTCGTAAAACACCTTCAAGACGTGGTATGCGTCGTTCTCACGATGCACTTAGTCCAGCTACATTAACTGTAGATGAAACTACTGGTGAAGTTCACCGTCGTCACCATGTAACGGCTGATGGATACTACAAAGGTAAAAAAGTAGTTCAAGATAAGGCGTAATTTATCTTGGCTATTACTATTGCCGTAGATGCAATGGGCGGTGACCACGGTTTAGCGGTCACTGTTCCAGCATCAATCGATGCTCTCAATACATTCTCTGATATTCATATTGTTTTAGTTGGTCAAGAACCTCTTGTTCAGGCTGAATTAGAAAAACATCAATATGATGCCTCTCGAATCACTCTTCAACATGCTGATCAAATTGTTGAAATGGATGATTTGCCTTCAAAAGCTCTACGTAACAAACGCCAATCTTCGATGCGAATTGCCCTTAATTTAGTTAAGGATGATGAAGCTCAAGCATGTGTGAGTGCTGGTAATACTGGTGCGCTAATGGCTGTGGCTAAGTTTGTGCTAAAAACAATTCCTGGAATTGACCGTCCTGCTATATGTACTTCTATGCCAACTATGAAAGGTCATGTACATGTTTTGGATTTAGGGGCAAACGTGGGTTGTACCGGTGAAAACCTAATGCAATTTGCTTTGATGGGGGCCGTTTTAACCCAGGCGGTAGATGATAATCCTAAACCGCGTGTTGGGCTGTTAAATATCGGTGAAGAAGAAATTAAAGGTCATCAGCGCATTAAAGATGCTCACAAATTACTTAGCGATACATCAATTAATTATATTGGTTACGTTGAAGGTGATGATATCTACAAGGGCGATACAGATGTTGTCGCTTGCGATGGTTTTGACGGCAATATTGCGTTAAAGGCTAGCGAAGGGGTTGCTAAAATGATCTCTTTTTATCTTAAAGAAGCCTTTACTAAAAACCTGTTGACTAAGTTTGTCGCTTTATTGGCTTATCCTGTTCTAAAGTCATTTAAGAGTAAGGTTGATCCTAGAAAGTATAATGGTGCTTCTTTATTGGGCCTACGTAAAATCGTGATTAAGAGTCACGGTGGTGCTGATCAATTCTCCTTTTC contains these protein-coding regions:
- a CDS encoding RluA family pseudouridine synthase, producing MHSLPSTQFQFDTSWIIYSDDHLIVANKPSGLLSVPGRGADKQECLLSHLLINFPDAKIVHRLDMDTSGLMVVARSAEVHRHLSRQFQERQTQKTYHAICSGHLNTPSGYTNLPMRCDWDRRPLQMIDFKQGKGAQTFWKVLQQNPESFLVELTPITGRSHQLRLHMKSLGHPILGDNLYADPYSLQLSNRLLLHAKTLSFTHPITEELLSFDCSANF
- a CDS encoding low molecular weight protein-tyrosine-phosphatase; translation: MSKVSVLFVCLGNICRSPTAHAVFRKMVQDNGLQDVIDIDSAGTAAYHVGKHPDTRSMETARNRGIEMLDLRARKVDFGDFYVYDYILAMDEENYHNLLDIALPEHKDKIQMFLDYTSEFEESEVPDPYYGGAQGFEHVFDLVDSASQGLLDHIKKTHLV
- the rne gene encoding ribonuclease E is translated as MKRMLINATQAEETRIALVDGQTLYDLDVETPHHQKKKANVYKGKITRIEPSLEAAFVDYGSERHGFLPFKEIAEEYFPKKEAGSGRPGIKDVLKEGQEIIVQVQKEERGNKGAALTTQITLAGPYVVMMPNNPKAGGISRRIEGDERTDIRDTLRDLETPEGMGLIIRTAGVGKNTEELQWGVNYLIQLWDAIKAASVEKEAPFLIHQESDIVILAIRDYLRQDIGEIIIDNMEVFHKARDFIQHVMPQQVYKVKPYQDTIPLFTRFQIESQIESAYQREVTLPSGGSIVIDITEALTAIDINSSRATKGTDIEDTAFNTNMEAACEIARQLRLRDLGGLVVIDFIDMHSNRHQREVENKMREAVKSDRARVQIGKISRFGLLEMSRQRLRPSIEESTQIVCPRCHGVGVIRGVESLGLSILRLLEEESMKENTRRVTVQLPVDVATFLLNEKRNQIIKIEDRHSLHILIVPNEHLETPQYVMERTRLGEESPQNASYEIKEIAMPETELKTEPTKEAKKEEPAVQNLQPTAPPPAATAPVQTQASTEQKPGLFSRVWKALFSKEEPEEEQVKPRSRNNNTRRNNNSRRRNNEGRGDNRNRNRNNRNKRPQENQAENQQNDQNQEKARKPSNRRNNRNRRDREESSNVDKKAQNDVPLATEETSTETNIAATETPKAQEGKGRRSGGKRRSRYNSRSYNSRRRAPAGAAEMSIDSLAPTTEQPVASAPVETTENITAEVVVQEVSTQENTPQEVINPVALTEETNIEPTTPTESVSEQAEDNSSDINGNVAESSDEKPKPRRRSRPRKPRSSSTRTKKATSETTEAPAAAKEGSED
- a CDS encoding RluA family pseudouridine synthase, yielding MSAKVQLVDVGPEDAGQRLDNFLMRHLRKAPKTLIYRIIRKGEVRVNKGRARANTRIEAGDVVRIPPVTVPDKVVVNESDIPDIQLKRIEESILFEDKDLMVINKPSGFAVHGGGGINWGVIEILRVLRPLAKRLELVHRIDRDTSGCLLIAKKASVLKHLHAQMRADQFDKRYLAIVMGSWPKNSQKVDLPLRKDHLPDGGWQVKVAQDGKEAISFFKVEQHLKGADLVSVKLKTGRTHQIRIHALAKGCALMGDDKYGSREVNKKYRPLGMKRLALHAQFLGFTHPVTEERMLFEAPLWPDFKKIIQALSIA
- a CDS encoding HAD-IA family hydrolase, whose translation is MQELKKYKAVIFDWDGTLMNSEARIVDAIQIAAKETGLPVLSYDESKQIIGLSLEKAILGLYPGLEQSQVVAMSEAYTQCFLEESNVDMVPFDGAEALLLNLKQQGLKVAIATGKSRKGLNAVLAETGFGVYFDMTRTPVESASKPDPLMLTQILEEFGLNVSDAVMIGDTTFDMEMAQNIEMDRIALSHGVHQTELLLDYNPVATLDSLNELNMWLMNNI
- a CDS encoding Maf family protein, with the protein product MTKNQTNPILPQVVLGSTSPFRKALLDKLHIPFIQDSPDIDEHPLDTETPKDMVLRLSRAKANVFKTKYPNNIIITSDQCAVFNNQPIGKPHTVEKAVKQLQQFSHNKITFYTGLVVCNTSTGQSYEYLDTTIVHFRTLSDEIIHNYIELEQPLNCAGSFKSEGLGVTLFKQIDSRDPNALIGLPLMALTDIFYEMGYPLPIVNQ
- a CDS encoding YceD family protein — protein: MFNKLPDFIDPIYSVNHNKRFNGRVNQSRLKRVVEVVNEADREVDVQIEFFYDKALRFPAFTMKIETSLNLQCQRSLKAFDLPVAAEIKGVFTETLALTQDLPTDVEVYELDGEEKISLFELVEEELLLCVPLAPVDNNSSAPEFDGASKNTNVENQQGQVEKDEPQKPNPFAVLQGLKK
- the rpmF gene encoding 50S ribosomal protein L32 codes for the protein MAVQKSRKTPSRRGMRRSHDALSPATLTVDETTGEVHRRHHVTADGYYKGKKVVQDKA
- the plsX gene encoding phosphate acyltransferase PlsX — its product is MAITIAVDAMGGDHGLAVTVPASIDALNTFSDIHIVLVGQEPLVQAELEKHQYDASRITLQHADQIVEMDDLPSKALRNKRQSSMRIALNLVKDDEAQACVSAGNTGALMAVAKFVLKTIPGIDRPAICTSMPTMKGHVHVLDLGANVGCTGENLMQFALMGAVLTQAVDDNPKPRVGLLNIGEEEIKGHQRIKDAHKLLSDTSINYIGYVEGDDIYKGDTDVVACDGFDGNIALKASEGVAKMISFYLKEAFTKNLLTKFVALLAYPVLKSFKSKVDPRKYNGASLLGLRKIVIKSHGGADQFSFSNAIAEARLEVIKNVPELISAEVSVLLKQQSDNSESKSAD